Part of the Tenebrio molitor chromosome 4, icTenMoli1.1, whole genome shotgun sequence genome, tgacgccgtggtgcatacaagattttatttttcactatacgtgttcttaaaaaaaaaaatcggcatctttgcaattttgaattaatgagggcgttatgaattcataacgcccgcttattcttattacgccctgtattattccccggttgttatggacatgtttacgtatttcgtatcctaggagttatcatgcaattatactaaagtgaaaaataaacttCTATAATGCAtccatttttgtaatgacgaactaactggaactttttttttgttagatttttttacaaaataaatgaaaattagacagttggcaatgatttaaattgtcatatttttgtcactgccaaaatgaatgaattttcaaaacggagtaaagcatcaataagcaagcagacgaagcagtacattttaaaggctttcaacaaaataaaagaaattactgaTGGAGATAATGAAAACGTAAGTacgaaaagtacaaaattgtagaagcaaTGACGGAtattttttcggtaaattatAATCTAAGAGTACACTTACACGGGCCGCTAACGCCGGTTTTATTTAAACCGGTGTTGTTAACACCGGTGTTAATTAACGTGTAAATGGGATTCAACGCCGGTTTTACTAAAACCGGTTTACTAACGTTACACCACTTCCCCAACAGGCGTGACGTTACTAAGCGGGTGTAAAATGTACGTGTAAATGGCCACCTTTGCTTAACACCGGTTTTGAAGCAGGCCTGCCAACACAAGCACAGTTGTCGTTAGCAACCGCTCAACAACAAGCACCGACCGCCATCGCCGATCTCGAAGCATTTCGGTTGGTCACACTGCGAAGAGGTTTTAGCTCACACCACGCCAACACCGATGTAGATTTTAACGCCTGTACAACACCTCTTGTGTAACGCCCGTTTTAAACCAGTTTTAACAACACCGGTTTTAAATAACACCGGCGTTAGCGGCCCGTGTAAATGTACTCAATGTTTTCTGCTCATTGGTCAATACcacttttgtcattttttataaattgagAAGATAAGCTGTAGCGGTTTAACAAAcccaaatgtcaaatttttgacgttaaaaatgtgacatttgtGAGACAAAATCGAATAAAAATCTCTGCAAACACTAGAACATAcgtgaaaaatgtaaacaagacattgatgacaattttttaaactgtactgtattatttttttaaacctaaataaattttcttgaaatttAACTATTCAAGTGGTATTTAGACTTCTTAGTTCTTCCTCCATCTTGTAAAATTCTTTCAACTCTCGGAATTGCTCCTTTGTCTTTTTGTTCAACTCATCGACACTCGGTAAATCTCCTCCACAGTCTTTGGGTAAACTAGAAGCCGGTACgtacttttcaaaaaactcctcCATATTGATCCCAGGTAAATGAGTCTTAACCTAAAACAAACGTTAAAATATCTTGTCTTCACAACCACTTAGCTCCCACAGTTTCCATTAATTCACTTTTCATAAACATTTTAGCCACCCTAATCGCTTTGTCAACGACAAAACTTGTATTCAGAATGTGAATCGcttgtattttcaacggaatGGCTTGTTGGATGAAGTCCATGTACGTTTTAACCATGCCGATTTTAAGACACGTCAGGTGCATCCAATCTGCCTAAAATAGTTTTTCGAAATGGAATAACAAAATTGGATTGTGTACCTGTCCCAAGTCCAACACTACGATCATGTCAGATGGAGGATTGTATTGTTGACTAACGTCCACGAGCATATTAGCAATTTTGAATGTAGAGGCTAAGCTAAAATTACGATAGTCGCTAtcaactaatttaaaaaaatgtatgactGTTTTGCTTTCCATGTTGGCGTGAATGTTGCAAGATgctctgaaatgaaaatatgaGTCACTTTTAGAAACTTGAACCTTCTGAAGTTTactcaaatgtcacattttgtttgttgaattaggttatgtttttcaaagtttgaggttataaatagcgccAATATCTCTCTACAGTGGATTATTGTCAGTTTTACCaatttgcaatagaagaatactcagacatcgcgggaaattcattttgataggtccgcatgtcagtcACTTTAGTGagggaaatcaaacagtgtatccaacgttaagaaaataaatcatggcctcccatcatgccaaaacaacgtgaacgatGTTTACGACcgattaaaatattataatataaaaattgttattaaaatcaaGCCCTAACCCACCACACTCCAAGTGACACGGCATTcaggccggatttatttataatttctcTTAATTTACCTAATTAGTGCACACTCACATAACGTTTGTCGCTTTCTTTAGTTCATCTCCATCCACGTCTCTGTCATTGAATATTTCTGGAGCACTATTTTTAATCCTGAAATAAGCCTGGATCGTGTTCTTTGTCTCGAATACATTATTTAGACACGACAAGAGAAACAAAGTGATGAACTCATCCTGCAGCTCTGGCAAGGATGTCGTCGACAGCCAAACTTTGATCTCATCCAAAGCCGATTGAGTTGTCCTTCCTTCTTCGATAATTGTTTTCGCCTGGAATATGTAGGGTAGGTTCACTTTCATCTTATCTTTGTTTGCGCTTCTTGTGTTCTTCTTTACATGACAATGTACTTGGCACTGCGACACAGTTTATTGTTCTTTGATTCgttgtaaaattatttaaatgagaACTGGTTTCTGAAGGTTGGATCAGTACACCTCAAATTACATAAAAACATGAATGCAAATAACGACCGAATAAGTATTTGGACCATCCATAGATCAGGATGagacaaaaaaagttaaaatattaGAATAACGTTGTACAAGTACCGAgcgatccaaaagtctttctGTCAAGTGGGCCATGACGGTGGAAACGAATGTCGTCCGtacctttgattttttttatttgacatctttttattttatggtgtaataataataataatgtcatgGCTCACTAGTtagaaagacttttggatcgcgtcgtatatttaattatttccgagattatttcaaaatgtttaacTACTTAATTATCTTGACTGCACTGTAGTAATATTTATATACTCgtaatgaaaaatataaaattcttTTAATTGTTAGCAGTGAGCAACATAAAGGTcaaatcatttattaataaattacatataCGTAGTGATTCACttgtatcgggcgttcaaatgaaatcctggatTGGGAGGggttgttttacattaaaaattgaacaactaacgattcctattctcgaagcaaatatcgaAAGGCCCCCTttggtgaaaacaaacatgttcaatcatgtgccgattaaacatatacaaatgtcattcgttgaaagggcgggaaattcaaaccttacactgttccaaatgttttactttttccaacgcctactcagcccattTACTTAGATATAATTTTGTTAACTCTTAGTGATTCTGTGAATCCGATATTTACTAATTGAGtatcattttgtttaatatatcattttattttgaaaatatttttttcggcgTCCACCTAGATCATGAAAATGGCATTTCCCTGTCttggcaagaaaatcgaaacacaggaatttttaatgaaagattttaggttggcgGCACTGAGTGtcatgtggaatttttgtacaatttgtaTCCTTGTACATTGTACATTGTGTACAGCAGAACTCGAATTAGTAGAGGCAGAGGGGGTTATCAGACTTACGGGCGGGCGGCCACCAGGTCGACAACTGGCAACGGGTTAAGAATAACAGAGAGGAAGAcgacggttttgaatatttaaggAATTGATAGACTCTTGTGGTGTCACAATCGCTTCTTGGATCTTTTATGTTGCCAAtcgaagaaaaataaattcccgaTCGGGTAATTTTTGCTGTCggccgaaaattttttgtgtattacacggctagaaaataattattatcattgcTTATGTGTTTTTTATGACTTACATATGTTGTTACATTTATTGTTATATTTATTCCCTTGCATAGAAAATGCAATCTTATTTATCAACTAATCatacttttaaattttattttattgttgttcaccttgtattataaaaacttCATTACATAGTTTTACTCAAACGTTCCTGCTATTAgtgttttcacatttttatcaaattcttAATGAGTAATGTATGtagaaattttaacagaagtggaataaatatttaactaaaactAAGGAAAAAGAGAAATACTGAAAATTGATCAGGTAATGgtaaaaatgagaaataaGTTTCAATGTCTAAAATTTGCTTTTCAataaaagtttaaataaaGGTAAAATTTCAGGGTTTAAGAAACGTAGAAGGAAATTTtccatttgtttcaaaaacaTGGAAATGGAAGAAAAGCGAAAgaagagaaaataaaagaagACATGAGAAAgaggaaagaaaaatattggattttttgaaattgcaaCAGAATCCAACAGGAGTAAAGTACTGTAATTATTTACATAAGAGTCCTCTTTTGtcaaatgttttgtttttaacaaagctTGTTGCTTGTTGCCCTAACATTTGACGAGAAAAACTTTACCAACAACATTCTAGTGTTACAGCTCAAAGTTAACTAACAAGACATGAAGAAGACATTTGTCGGAGGAAAAAATCTCTAGAAAACCGCcattgttcaattttaaataatttatttgtaccCAGTTTTCCAACACCACCTTCACATGTAATTAACAATTCATACACATTTCCTGCATTTTGATCTCCACTGGCCACTTTTAACTAAGATTTCTGAGATTCTCCTCTTCTTTAAAAAAGCCTTTAAGTTCCCTAAACTGTTCCATGGTCCTTTCGTTCAATTCCTGGACACTGGGTAAATCCCCTCCACACTCTTTGGGCAAGCACTTCGCTGGCACACAATCCTTGTAAAACTGGTCCATGTCAGCCTCCGGTGGGTGCGTTTTTGtctaaaatgataaataaaacacCCCATATTGTCACTTGTCACGACTTCGTACAACTGTCAGTAAATCGCTTTTCATGAACAATTTGCAAGCGGCTAAAATTTTCTCAGACACGTAATTTGCATTCAGAATGTGAATGGCTTTTATTTTGGCAGGGATTCCTTCTTGCAGGAACTCAAAGTACGTTCTCATCATCCCGATTTTGACACATGTGAGGTGCATCAGACCAAGCTGCAAATCTGTCTGTTTAAGAGGTAGGAAGTGCTACTGGACTTACTCCTTTCATGTCTGCCACTACGATTATCTCGTTGGGAGGATCATGCCTCTGAGTGATGTCAGTGAGCATAACGCTGAGTTTAAACACAGATGTCATGTCAAAATTACGATAGTTATTGTCCATCAATTTAAAGAAATGGATTGCTACGTTGTTCTCCATTCTTGTGGGGATGCTACAGTAAGCCCTGCAACGCCCTCTCTAAACTCTTGTTAACAATATTTAGTCATTACTTTACTTACATTACTTTCATAGCTTTCATCACGTCATCATCACTGTCAATGTCTCTGTGATTGAAAATATGTGGAGCAGTCTTCTTAATCCTGAAATAAGCTTCGATCGTGTTTTTTGTGTGTGACGCGTGGTTTTGACACGACAGAAGAAACAGAGTGATAAATTCGTCTTGTAATACTGGTAGAGATGTTGTTTTTAACAAATCTTTTACTTCATCAATTGCTGACTGTGTTGTTCTTCCTTCGTGGATGATAGTTTCGACTTTAAATTTGTACTGTAGAGTCATTTTTGTGCCTAAAAGAATTAAAGCAAATTAGAAGTTGTACCCAATTTACCTGCTTAGTAGTTCCCAAGCAAAAAATATTACGTGATTCGAAAACGAATTTACCAAGCTTCGTCTTTGCtacaaatgtaataaatatagAATAAAGTTAGTTTTATGTTCTTTAAATTGGATCGAatagtaaaaataaacaaattaaaattgatgtaTTCTCAACAACTCCCTTATCGTTATCGTCTTGATAACTACAACTGATAAACTTTAACATTTGTGATAAATTATCGCAACGAGCAAAATCAAATTgtttaattagtttttgaTTTTAGAAAAAGAATAGAGATAGACGAAGGAGATTAgacaaatattcaaatttacgAAGACAAAGAGTCTTCTGAAAGACTAAATCAAAAACGTTTgaaacaaaattgaataaatagAAGCATTTCTGATGGCTCTTGCAATTTCTctaatttactttttcatttcttcACTATATTCATTGtatcgagcgttcaaaaaatttgcGGTTAGGCTGGCTTTGACTTTCTTGTTCTTCTGCAAATGCCACGAGGTGTTGCAAAATTGTGCTCCCAGAGTTTCATCGTAAGTACAATTgccggcaataaaaactagcTTTTCTgttacgtcaaaatccaaatgtgtaattaatgctttaatgacactgacatttaaatgatggtcaactttttttaccgGCTACCATActataattaattcaaaaatggccTGACTCGGTATTGCATTAATTACCTtaaaataccgggtgattttaaatgattgtgactttttttcttaagttgggaacatttttcataaattattttggcaaactggataccttaatcaacatattggcgtacgtacgccattttgacattttatgtattaataaattgtgtcaaataggcgaggaTGCCTATGTTTATatcaactatcacattaaaaagcagaataatcaacaataatattaccaacctatgaaaaaaagtcacattcatttaaaatcacgcGGTACAAGTTATTTAACATACAGTTTAAATAATGGCATATAATTTACATCTGTGACAAATTATAAAATCAggatttcaatatttttattttttttacggaTATTAGTTATTACTACTTggatcattttttttaatctagaAGCCCCTTGTTTCTAGGCAACCAATTAATCACATCCGCTAGTGCCAATAGAAATGCACACGAAGAAGGGGTCAAgttacaaagtaaaaattttcactGTTTATTTGTCTTAAATAAAGAAGTGATTcactttggaaaaaaacagaaattaatGAATTGATAATTTGTCATTGTGTTGTGCGTTCGGTCCCAAGTTTCATATAAATAGCTGACGCCCGGTCCTGCAAACCGCACAGAACATCGTGGCCGAGCGCTTGGCGCGCCGCTTTGCATTCAGGAGGTCCCGGGTTCGAATCCGGGGGCCGGTCGCGTGATCTGGTGTGGGTTTTTTCAGGAATTTTCCCACACCATCAACATCTATATGAGCACAGGTGGTCCATATCAGAGATAAAGCGAATGCTGGGTAAAGTATTCACCCCTCAGTACCTACCACCTTCCTTCCGCACCCTTCTTCACCGTacccatcccgaatcttcccgtcaTCGTTGCTGAGAAGGCGTTGGAAAGCCTCAGTAGCCCGCCCCGCCCTTTCCTCGGAGGAATGAAAAATTGCACCTTTGCTTGTAAATGGTCACTTCGTAATCTGATCTAAGATGAGAAGGTTGTTTTATTTCGTTCTCCTCTCCCCTGAACAAATGACTCGTTGCAGAGCCTGACGGTCCAGGTGCTACCGATTGGCATTGTTGGCGATTAATACTTTATGGTTTCGCAGAACGTACAGACTATTCTGACactccaatttaaaaaatcactgaTAACCAGTGCTTATCTTTTTCAGGACAACTcttacgtttttttgttctgttGTTTTTATCAACTCCTAAGATATGGATAGCTATTTGGTAAAAATTTCGACCTTGTAACTTCATTCCTTATGGGTGGTGCGTTTTTATTGGCACGTAGTGTATAGATAATATAAGTACACCATGTCTGTGATGCGGCAAATCTACACAACCCACTGTTAGACCACCGTGCCTGCTTATTCTTGACGATTTCTCAGTATTTAAACCACAAAAcagtttgtaaaaatatttattgccttacaaatacatttttaagcGTCATATAAATTTAGAGTTCTCAGTTTTTCTTCCATCTTGTAAAATTCTTTCAAATTTCGAAATTGCTCAATCGTCTTTTTATTCAATTCCTTAATACTTGGTAAATCTCCTCCACAGTCCACCGGCAAACAACCAGAaggtacgtattttttataaaactctTGCATATCGATCCCAGGTAAATGAGTTTTCACCtaaaacacaaattaaaagaCTTTATCTTTTGTAATCATTTCAGTCTCGCACAATTCCCATTAGATCACTTTTCATGAACATTCTCGCCACCGCTATCGCCTTGTCGACGGCAAAACTTGTATTTAGAATGTGAATCGCTTGTATTTTCAAAGGAATGGCTTGTTGGATGAAGTCCATGTACGTTTTAACCATGCCGATTTTAAGACACGTGAGGTGCATCAAACCAGCCTAAAAATAGTTTGTCAGAATTGAACATCTAAAGGTGATTGTGTACCTGTTCCATGTCCAACACCACGATCATACCAGATGGGGGATCGTACCTTTGGCTAACGTCCACCAACATGCAAGCAAGTTTTAATGTGGAAGCCAGGCTAAAATTACGATAGTCGCTATCcactagtttaaaaaaatgtatgtcagTTTTGTTCTTGGTGTCGGCGCGGATGCTGCAACATGCCCTggaatgaaaaataattcgTTTTAATGAAGAAGGAAGATCAAAATACAACTAGTGTCTTAGTTTCAGCTTTAAAAGCGAATTAAAAAGTAGCTGCCCATGTGGCGTGTAGTTAACTATAGTCGGCGCGGCGACTCACTGGAGTAATAAACTGGCGTGATCGTCACGTGATTTTCGGGGGATGGTTTCCTATTGGGTAAAGGACGCGCGTTAAGAAGTATAGTGCAgctcaaaactaaaatttggCGAGGCAGTGTAAACCAGGCTTTTCACGAACTATCACGTGAACATCTTGTGATTACTCCAGTGGTTCGTCGCGTCAACTATAGCTCTTTTATTATCGACGATGTAGATAGACACGTGAACTCACACAACGCTTGTCGCCTTCTTCAGTTCATCCCCGTCCACGTCTCTCTCACTGAATATTTCTGGAGCCTCCTGTTTGATCTTGAAATAAGCTTGGATGGCGTTTCTTGTGTTCGATATATTATTTCTACATGACAAGAGAAACAAAGCGATGAACTCATCCTGCAACTCTGGTAACGATGTGGTTGTCAGCCAAACTCTGACTTCATCTAAAGCCAACTGAGTTGTCCTTCCACTTTCGATTAAGGTCTTAACATTAAATTTATACGGGAGTTCTACTTTCATCGTATCTTCATTTGGTTCTTCCTTTCTTGAGGAACCACCTCGCACTGCTGCACTTACAGTTCTTTATCGACAATTATATTACTTGGGCAATTATGTATGTTTAACCAATTACTTTAACTGCTTTTTAGAAACATTAAATGTTGATCAATACgcagttattaattttataataaaacatGTGAAACTGTTTTAATTGGGAGTAAGAAACTATAGAGAAAAGTAGGCTAACCTACATaaacaaatttgcaaaaaatttcctttcgaaaaaataattcttttctTACCTGAATCGGCTTTCTACGTTTATCTGTCGTACTATTTCAATCAACTACACACGCTATAATTTTTTGCACTTCTAAGCCGATAAATGTGTAATTGGATCGCATTTCTCTTAGCGCAGTATTTACTTAAGTTGCTTCATTCGGTAGAATTTTGCTTATCGCTTCTATAAATCAACGGTATTtggcaatttaattttatcaattCTGCTTAGAACTTGTTGAGAAATTGTGCGAATCGGAAGTTTACTAACCCAGTTTCCACAATTAAGAGCAAttgattcatttttgtttagtaCATAATAATGTAAATGTTTTCAATGTTTTTGTTACCCTATTACTTTTACTATTTTGATGAACTATTGTttcataatatttatttatttgcataTCTGTTCTTTCCCTATTTTTGTAAAGTCGATTATCAcagttgtattaaaaaaaaaattatcagaaGTTTGTTTCAAAACGTGGAAGTAGAAAGAGATCACAAGAATAGAAAATAAgtgaagaaagaagaagaaacatTTCTGAAAAATAGTAACAGAATGCAACAgagataaaatacaaaatgaaaaagGAAGTGATGGAAGTACGCCGTAAAGAAATATTATAGAAACACAAGGTTATTAGCTAGAAAAGGAagatatacaaaaaaaaggagataacaaatacaaaataacactaaataataaaaaatgaagaacTGATGTACCtattaacacattttttaggcacccttaatgaaaacggtaattttacgtactcacaagcggacgaaaagtaactctttttcggacgcactttttcggacgcactttttcggacgcttaCCGTGgggccatctgttggtctgtttagtaagttagcaacgaaaaaCTGACAAAACCACCATAAATCatgtaaataattgtattgGAAATAGTAAATTTCCAGTTTTGTTGGTAAACTCaacaaatactataaaaaaattgttcatagATATGtagatataaataaatttatctgtgtaactacatatttgaaaaaagttgatatctacaaattaaatttgtaatttttccaatgatgtcttttgttttgt contains:
- the LOC138129165 gene encoding retinaldehyde-binding protein 1-like — protein: MKVELPYKFNVKTLIESGRTTQLALDEVRVWLTTTSLPELQDEFIALFLLSCRNNISNTRNAIQAYFKIKQEAPEIFSERDVDGDELKKATSVVACCSIRADTKNKTDIHFFKLVDSDYRNFSLASTLKLACMLVDVSQRYDPPSGMIVVLDMEQAGLMHLTCLKIGMVKTYMDFIQQAIPLKIQAIHILNTSFAVDKAIAVARMFMKSDLMGIVKTHLPGIDMQEFYKKYVPSGCLPVDCGGDLPSIKELNKKTIEQFRNLKEFYKMEEKLRTLNLYDA
- the LOC138129201 gene encoding alpha-tocopherol transfer protein-like, which gives rise to MTLQYKFKVETIIHEGRTTQSAIDEVKDLLKTTSLPVLQDEFITLFLLSCQNHASHTKNTIEAYFRIKKTAPHIFNHRDIDSDDDVMKAMKVMAYCSIPTRMENNVAIHFFKLMDNNYRNFDMTSVFKLSVMLTDITQRHDPPNEIIVVADMKGLGLMHLTCVKIGMMRTYFEFLQEGIPAKIKAIHILNANYVSEKILAACKLFMKSDLLTVTKTHPPEADMDQFYKDCVPAKCLPKECGGDLPSVQELNERTMEQFRELKGFFKEEENLRNLS
- the LOC138129348 gene encoding retinaldehyde-binding protein 1-like translates to MKVNLPYIFQAKTIIEEGRTTQSALDEIKVWLSTTSLPELQDEFITLFLLSCLNNVFETKNTIQAYFRIKNSAPEIFNDRDVDGDELKKATNVIASCNIHANMESKTVIHFFKLVDSDYRNFSLASTFKIANMLVDVSQQYNPPSDMIVVLDLGQADWMHLTCLKIGMVKTYMDFIQQAIPLKIQAIHILNTSFVVDKAIRVAKMFMKSELMETVKTHLPGINMEEFFEKYVPASSLPKDCGGDLPSVDELNKKTKEQFRELKEFYKMEEELRSLNTT